In a genomic window of Vicinamibacterales bacterium:
- a CDS encoding c-type cytochrome produces MASLDRNKWLLLASSLGVLVLLVAAAVRENVLLEWRQVQAEVRLDGQPVPVHLRQVVNPTLGVADRCVSCHVSMAPGEQSVTGPAQRTHPNVVHDPADFGCTACHGGQGRATLKEDAHGTVHFWPEPMLPVRSTEAGCGTCHATAGIPRREILEAWSATFERLDCRACHRVDGRGGTIRPDGGGMEGPDLTRVGLTGYRVDWHDAHVTRAAAADTAAPWLTSWRAVSETDRAEVERFLATRVAMPSVVAAKSTFFASGCLGCHKVSGVGGDDGPDLTRAGEKDPGRADFAAVAGDRTLDNWFDQHARTPASVVVGSQMPALRLTDREVDDLTLFTLSLRRRDVPGSYLPRDRMRVSRFAEREFASDGATVFGAFCAGCHGRDGLGLRAAGVATFPSVANPDFLAVAPDALLSETIRRGRPGRRMRAWSDDTGVRAADIPAIVAYLRASAGTPAPIDSKPARWVQGDPAEGGRLFERTCAGCHGPKGEGLDAPALNNPVLLAAATDTFFVETIARGRRGTGMVGFAESSPVHPTLTRADIASIVSFIRTWGVQP; encoded by the coding sequence ATGGCGTCGCTCGATCGCAACAAGTGGCTCCTGCTCGCATCGAGTCTTGGTGTGCTCGTGTTGCTCGTCGCGGCCGCCGTGCGCGAGAACGTGCTGCTCGAATGGCGTCAGGTCCAGGCTGAGGTGCGCCTCGACGGGCAGCCCGTGCCCGTTCACCTCCGCCAGGTCGTGAACCCGACGCTCGGTGTTGCTGATCGCTGCGTGTCGTGCCACGTGTCGATGGCGCCAGGTGAGCAGAGCGTCACCGGACCGGCGCAGCGCACGCACCCGAACGTAGTACACGACCCGGCCGATTTCGGCTGTACCGCCTGCCATGGCGGCCAGGGGCGGGCCACGCTCAAGGAGGACGCTCACGGCACGGTGCACTTCTGGCCGGAGCCGATGTTGCCCGTGCGATCGACGGAAGCGGGGTGCGGCACCTGTCACGCGACGGCCGGCATTCCCCGCCGCGAAATCCTTGAGGCGTGGAGCGCCACCTTCGAGCGCCTCGACTGTCGGGCTTGTCATCGCGTGGACGGCCGTGGGGGTACGATCCGTCCCGACGGCGGTGGCATGGAAGGACCGGATCTGACCCGCGTGGGCCTGACCGGCTACCGTGTCGACTGGCACGACGCCCATGTCACCCGCGCCGCCGCCGCCGATACGGCCGCCCCCTGGCTGACGTCGTGGCGCGCCGTGTCCGAGACCGACCGTGCCGAGGTGGAGCGCTTCCTCGCCACGCGGGTGGCGATGCCGTCGGTCGTCGCCGCCAAGTCGACGTTCTTCGCCTCCGGGTGCCTCGGCTGCCACAAGGTGAGCGGCGTAGGTGGCGACGACGGTCCCGACCTGACGCGGGCGGGGGAGAAGGACCCGGGGCGCGCCGACTTCGCGGCCGTCGCCGGCGACCGCACGCTCGACAACTGGTTCGATCAGCACGCCCGTACGCCCGCCTCGGTCGTCGTCGGTTCGCAGATGCCGGCGCTGCGGCTGACCGACCGCGAAGTTGATGACCTGACACTCTTCACGTTGTCGCTGCGCCGGCGCGACGTGCCAGGCAGTTATCTGCCACGCGACCGCATGCGGGTGTCGCGGTTCGCCGAACGGGAGTTCGCCTCGGATGGCGCCACGGTGTTCGGGGCCTTCTGTGCCGGTTGCCATGGCCGCGATGGCCTCGGCCTTCGGGCCGCCGGCGTGGCCACGTTTCCGTCGGTGGCCAATCCCGACTTCCTGGCCGTGGCCCCGGACGCCCTGCTGAGCGAGACCATCCGTCGCGGCCGGCCCGGCCGGCGCATGCGGGCATGGAGCGACGACACCGGCGTGCGTGCGGCGGACATCCCCGCCATCGTCGCCTACCTCCGCGCGTCCGCCGGCACGCCGGCGCCGATTGACTCGAAACCCGCGCGCTGGGTGCAGGGCGACCCGGCAGAAGGCGGGCGGCTCTTCGAACGCACCTGCGCCGGATGCCATGGCCCGAAGGGCGAGGGGCTCGATGCGCCGGCGCTCAACAACCCGGTGCTGCTGGCGGCGGCCACCGACACGTTCTTCGTCGAGACCATCGCGCGCGGGCGCCGCGGCACGGGCATGGTCGGGTTCGCCGAATCCTCACCGGTCCATCCAACGCTCACACGGGCTGACATCGCGTCCATCGTGTCATTCATCCGAACCTGGGGAGTGCAGCCATGA
- the ric gene encoding iron-sulfur cluster repair di-iron protein: MNITKDSHASAVATEMPATIRIFQEHGIDFCCGGKRPLAEACADRGLDVDALVAKLQRSITGADAERNWQAAPLGELIGYIQQRFHEPLRQELTRLAAMMAKVASRHGDHLPETLGPLAATFRALHDDLLQHMTKEDVVLFPAIVAAERGDVAAAAFVSQPIGVMEAEHEHAGLALARMRELTGGYAPPEWACPTFRGLYFGLAEFEREMHIHVHLENNILFPRAAATAIAAPAS, encoded by the coding sequence ATGAACATCACGAAAGACTCCCACGCGTCAGCCGTGGCCACCGAGATGCCGGCCACGATCAGAATCTTCCAGGAGCACGGCATCGACTTCTGCTGCGGCGGGAAGCGTCCGCTCGCCGAGGCGTGCGCCGACCGCGGCCTGGACGTGGATGCCCTCGTCGCGAAGTTACAGAGGAGCATCACCGGGGCCGACGCCGAACGAAACTGGCAGGCCGCGCCGCTCGGCGAGCTCATCGGGTACATCCAACAGCGATTCCACGAGCCGCTGCGGCAGGAGCTCACCCGGCTTGCCGCGATGATGGCGAAGGTGGCCAGCCGCCACGGGGACCACCTGCCCGAAACGCTGGGCCCCTTGGCGGCGACGTTCAGGGCGCTCCACGACGACCTGCTGCAACACATGACCAAGGAAGACGTCGTGCTGTTCCCGGCCATCGTCGCCGCCGAGAGGGGCGACGTGGCGGCGGCGGCCTTCGTCAGCCAGCCGATCGGCGTGATGGAGGCCGAGCACGAGCATGCGGGCCTCGCGCTCGCGCGGATGCGCGAGCTCACCGGCGGCTATGCGCCACCCGAGTGGGCGTGTCCGACGTTTCGGGGCCTGTACTTCGGCTTGGCCGAGTTCGAGCGCGAGATGCACATCCACGTGCACCTCGAGAACAACATTCTCTTCCCGCGAGCGGCGGCGACGGCGATCGCGGCGCCCGCTTCGTAG
- a CDS encoding Rieske 2Fe-2S domain-containing protein — translation MTLTPGPAPSRLDADPMPRRDALGLLSLWSMASALVLATVGALRLPRAAVLPSPSKKFRVTIPETLPPGEAFVPSGRSVAIFRDGEGIHAVSIVCTHLGCIVKATTAGFECPCHGSKFAPDGAVTGGPAPAPLPWRQVSVSGGTVTVDEETSVPTGTKVQA, via the coding sequence ATGACGCTCACGCCAGGACCGGCGCCTTCGCGCCTGGACGCCGACCCGATGCCCAGGCGCGACGCGCTCGGGCTGCTCTCGCTGTGGTCTATGGCTTCAGCGCTCGTGTTGGCCACCGTCGGGGCGCTGCGCCTGCCGAGAGCGGCGGTGCTGCCCTCGCCGTCCAAGAAGTTTCGCGTGACCATTCCAGAGACGTTGCCGCCGGGTGAAGCCTTCGTGCCGTCAGGACGTTCAGTGGCGATTTTCCGCGACGGCGAAGGGATCCACGCCGTCTCGATTGTCTGCACCCATCTAGGCTGCATCGTGAAGGCGACGACGGCCGGCTTCGAGTGTCCGTGCCATGGTTCGAAGTTCGCGCCCGACGGCGCCGTCACCGGCGGACCGGCGCCGGCGCCGCTACCGTGGCGGCAGGTGTCGGTATCGGGCGGCACCGTCACCGTCGACGAAGAAACCAGTGTGCCCACAGGCACGAAGGTGCAGGCATGA
- a CDS encoding FAD-dependent oxidoreductase: MAHARPESQTPAVDTTAARLDPPSATAPLRVDVPGESHYAGLIACQRACPVHTDARGYVRAIAEGRFEDAYLIARGPNPFASICGRICGAPCEAACRRGKVPRVDDDGRFVGTDRPVAIRALKMFACSVAGPEARPTADVLAAAKAYVPTVAADADELAALLRASVAGRVPPAHGEPVAIIGAGPAGLSAAHDLALLGFSPVVFESEPVAAGMLTVGVPAYRLPRLLIEQEVAVIKALGVDIRCGVTVGRDVSFADLRRDFAAVIVAVGAKSSRAVGIPGEQGPRVYGGVDLLRSASLGEALDIGRDVVVVGGGNVAYDVARTVVRQIAYDAARTAARLPGTSRVRLVSLEGLEEMPADTVEIREGDEEGVERLNGWGPVEITREADGRVGGVVVRRCQRVYDEARRFAPQFDDADRQTLACDTVLLAVGQSPVTTFLEHGGEDIQMGRPGWPRVDPVTLTTTAPGVFVAGDLAHGTRLLIDAVASGKAAARSVYAYVTGRALESSALTVHLPMPGYRRERGYESIRRQTVPTREAGERLTHPDVPVELGFEREQAVREAQRCLDCGVTPVFDGQRCVLCGGCVDVCPTACLKLVGLDAITPGGDCDAAIARTLGVDADRTAHTAILKDEDRCIRCALCVMRCPADAIGMERVSFVTEWRLS; this comes from the coding sequence ATGGCGCACGCGCGGCCCGAGTCGCAGACTCCCGCCGTGGACACGACGGCCGCACGTCTCGACCCTCCGTCAGCTACCGCGCCCCTTCGCGTGGACGTCCCGGGCGAGTCGCACTACGCGGGCCTCATCGCCTGCCAGCGCGCCTGCCCGGTCCACACCGACGCCCGCGGCTACGTACGCGCAATCGCCGAGGGCCGTTTCGAGGACGCCTACCTCATCGCCCGCGGCCCGAATCCGTTCGCGTCGATCTGCGGTCGGATCTGCGGGGCCCCGTGCGAAGCCGCCTGCCGGCGCGGCAAGGTGCCGCGGGTCGACGACGACGGCCGGTTCGTCGGCACCGACCGCCCGGTGGCGATTCGCGCGCTCAAGATGTTCGCCTGCTCGGTGGCCGGCCCGGAGGCACGTCCGACGGCCGACGTGCTCGCGGCGGCCAAGGCCTACGTGCCGACCGTGGCCGCGGACGCCGACGAACTGGCAGCCCTGCTGCGGGCGAGCGTCGCGGGACGCGTCCCCCCGGCGCACGGCGAGCCGGTGGCCATCATCGGGGCCGGCCCGGCAGGGCTGTCGGCGGCCCACGACCTCGCGCTGCTCGGGTTCTCGCCCGTCGTCTTCGAGAGCGAGCCGGTGGCGGCCGGCATGCTCACCGTCGGGGTGCCGGCGTATCGGCTGCCGCGGCTGCTCATCGAGCAGGAGGTGGCCGTCATCAAGGCCCTCGGCGTCGACATCCGTTGCGGCGTCACCGTGGGACGCGACGTTTCGTTCGCCGACCTCAGACGCGACTTCGCGGCGGTCATCGTGGCGGTCGGCGCGAAGTCGTCGCGCGCGGTCGGAATCCCTGGCGAGCAGGGACCGCGAGTCTACGGCGGCGTTGACCTGCTGCGGTCTGCCTCCCTCGGTGAGGCCCTCGATATCGGCCGCGACGTCGTCGTCGTCGGCGGCGGGAACGTCGCCTACGACGTCGCGCGCACGGTGGTGCGCCAGATCGCCTACGACGCGGCCCGCACCGCCGCGCGCCTCCCCGGCACCTCGCGCGTCCGGCTCGTGTCTCTCGAAGGTCTGGAGGAGATGCCGGCCGACACCGTCGAGATTCGCGAGGGCGACGAAGAGGGCGTCGAGCGGCTGAACGGCTGGGGTCCGGTCGAGATCACTCGCGAGGCTGACGGCCGCGTCGGCGGCGTGGTCGTGCGGCGCTGCCAGCGTGTCTACGACGAGGCGCGGCGATTCGCGCCGCAGTTCGACGACGCCGACCGTCAGACGCTGGCCTGCGACACGGTCCTGCTCGCGGTTGGGCAGTCGCCGGTGACGACCTTCCTCGAGCATGGTGGTGAAGACATCCAGATGGGCAGGCCGGGGTGGCCGCGTGTCGACCCCGTCACGCTGACGACTACGGCGCCCGGCGTGTTCGTCGCCGGCGACCTGGCGCACGGCACGCGCCTGCTCATCGATGCCGTGGCATCTGGCAAGGCCGCAGCCAGATCGGTGTACGCCTACGTGACCGGGCGCGCGCTCGAGAGCTCGGCGCTGACCGTCCACCTCCCGATGCCGGGATACCGGCGCGAACGGGGCTACGAGAGCATCCGCCGCCAGACCGTGCCGACGCGCGAGGCCGGCGAGCGGCTGACCCATCCCGACGTGCCGGTTGAGCTCGGGTTCGAACGCGAACAGGCGGTGCGGGAAGCGCAGCGTTGCCTCGACTGCGGCGTCACCCCGGTCTTCGACGGCCAGCGGTGCGTGCTCTGCGGCGGCTGCGTCGATGTGTGCCCCACGGCGTGCCTGAAGCTGGTCGGCCTCGACGCCATTACGCCCGGCGGCGACTGTGACGCGGCGATCGCGCGCACGCTTGGCGTCGACGCCGACCGGACCGCGCACACCGCGATCCTCAAGGACGAAGACCGCTGCATTCGCTGCGCGTTGTGCGTGATGCGGTGTCCGGCCGACGCGATCGGCATGGAGCGCGTCTCGTTCGTCACGGAATGGAGGCTGTCATGA
- a CDS encoding multicopper oxidase domain-containing protein — protein sequence MAPLAGQRATCAGPTTKTFDLAAREATVDVGAGSTAPAWTYDGRLPGPTLEVCEGDRVRIRLTNGAAIAHGLDTHALSIDARKYGPTEPGTTLVVEGVAGAAGAFMYHCSAGPVTDVHIKSGMHGAMIVHPRTPLPPARELVVVEAALFGERDPNGAIAAFDTERMQKNDAEFRTFNGSLAPEPVTVIAGDRVRVFFVNVGPGTAAAHVVGSLFDSVIDGSLVARQVQTYAVPPGGGAVLDFRIPEAGEFMFVDHDQLGHLPWGFAVKFATSP from the coding sequence ATGGCCCCGCTCGCCGGGCAGCGGGCCACGTGCGCCGGGCCGACCACGAAGACCTTCGATCTCGCCGCCCGTGAGGCCACCGTGGATGTCGGCGCCGGCTCGACCGCGCCGGCATGGACCTACGACGGCCGCTTGCCCGGTCCGACCCTCGAGGTGTGCGAAGGCGACCGTGTGCGGATACGGCTCACCAACGGTGCGGCGATCGCACACGGACTCGACACCCACGCCCTGTCGATTGACGCGCGCAAGTACGGCCCGACCGAGCCGGGCACGACGCTCGTCGTCGAGGGCGTCGCCGGGGCCGCCGGCGCCTTCATGTACCACTGCTCGGCGGGGCCGGTCACCGACGTCCACATCAAGAGCGGCATGCACGGCGCAATGATCGTGCATCCGCGCACGCCGCTGCCGCCGGCTCGTGAGCTGGTCGTTGTCGAGGCCGCGCTGTTCGGCGAACGCGATCCGAACGGCGCAATCGCCGCCTTCGATACCGAGCGCATGCAGAAGAACGATGCCGAGTTCCGGACGTTCAACGGCAGCCTCGCGCCGGAGCCGGTGACCGTGATTGCCGGCGACCGTGTGCGCGTGTTCTTCGTGAACGTCGGGCCGGGCACGGCGGCGGCTCACGTCGTGGGCTCGCTGTTCGACAGCGTCATCGACGGGAGCCTGGTGGCCCGCCAGGTGCAGACCTACGCGGTGCCTCCCGGTGGAGGCGCCGTGCTCGACTTCCGGATACCCGAGGCCGGCGAGTTCATGTTCGTGGACCACGACCAACTCGGGCATCTGCCGTGGGGCTTCGCCGTGAAATTCGCGACGTCACCGTGA
- a CDS encoding Crp/Fnr family transcriptional regulator — protein sequence MTVPSDDVLRRMPLFRRMTPDDRARVAAAARIVHHPRGTHIFDEGDPATAFLAIVEGRVKVYKATPAGKELILEIFGAGDPLAAVAVYESVPFPASAIALEDVTCLRIEQREFFALLEHHPAIVRGLLSGLTMRLAELTRRLTDLTGARVDARFARLFLKLADQIGRAERSATFVPLPLARQELADMTGTTIETTIRIMSRWQKDGVVLTEKDGFLIADRDTLEHVAVS from the coding sequence GTGACCGTTCCGAGCGACGACGTGCTCCGGCGAATGCCGCTCTTCCGCAGGATGACGCCCGACGATCGGGCCAGGGTGGCGGCGGCGGCCCGGATCGTCCACCACCCGCGCGGCACGCACATCTTCGACGAAGGCGACCCCGCCACCGCCTTCCTCGCCATCGTCGAGGGCCGGGTGAAGGTTTACAAGGCGACGCCGGCCGGCAAGGAGCTCATCCTCGAGATCTTCGGCGCCGGCGATCCATTGGCGGCGGTGGCCGTCTACGAGAGCGTGCCGTTCCCGGCCTCGGCCATCGCCCTAGAGGACGTGACGTGCTTGCGCATCGAGCAGCGCGAGTTCTTCGCGCTGCTCGAGCACCACCCCGCGATCGTACGGGGCCTGCTGTCGGGCCTGACGATGCGCCTCGCCGAGCTCACGCGGCGCCTCACGGATCTCACCGGCGCGCGCGTCGACGCCAGGTTCGCGCGGCTGTTCCTGAAGCTCGCCGACCAGATCGGACGAGCCGAGCGCAGCGCCACCTTCGTGCCGCTGCCGCTCGCCCGCCAGGAACTGGCCGACATGACCGGCACGACGATCGAGACCACGATCCGTATCATGAGCCGCTGGCAGAAGGACGGCGTCGTCCTCACCGAAAAGGACGGCTTCCTCATTGCCGACCGCGACACCCTCGAGCACGTCGCGGTGTCGTGA
- a CDS encoding cytochrome b N-terminal domain-containing protein: protein MNAGSDALRVFRENLRLAPGRIAAAAFRTGVPHTDRSRSTFVFGNVFLHLHSVRTHRWSLRWATTAGLGIATLAAFLITLVTGVLLMFYYKPYPDAAYLSMKDIHFVVPTGRFIRNIHRWAANAMVVTVILHMARTFYTAAYRAPREFNWLIGMALLAVTLGLSFTGYLLPWDQLAYWAITIGANIAQSPREVTDALGMTEVFDPGGLQRLLLLGSDTVGEEALVRFYLLHVMLLPLVAAALMAVHFWRIRKDGGLAKPADVDRRLPAADGTYPVFTEAPQKTYHLAAIVRGRTSAVGHGPEQTVPSMPHLFYAELAVFMLTVFVCTALALVSDAPLKELANPLVPENPAKAPWYFLGLQELVAFSAFMGGIGIPAVVLVGLGLIPFLDRETAGTGEWCGGPGGWPLVRRSALIGLLSAIAVEAFIIRFGWLREWFPAIPQLVITAVNPGTVLTAVYAAYSIWLVRRYNSTRAGALGLFTCFLGGFLVLTVVGTYFRGPNWQFYWSPADWPLH, encoded by the coding sequence ATGAACGCCGGGTCTGACGCGCTCAGGGTGTTCCGCGAGAACCTGCGGCTCGCGCCCGGGCGGATCGCCGCCGCGGCGTTCCGCACCGGCGTGCCGCACACCGACCGCTCGCGGTCGACCTTCGTTTTCGGCAACGTGTTCCTGCACCTGCACTCGGTGCGCACCCATCGCTGGAGCCTGCGCTGGGCTACGACCGCCGGACTCGGCATCGCGACGCTGGCGGCCTTTCTCATCACGCTCGTGACCGGCGTGTTGCTGATGTTCTACTACAAGCCGTATCCCGACGCGGCCTACCTCTCCATGAAGGACATCCACTTCGTGGTGCCGACCGGGCGTTTCATCCGCAACATCCATCGCTGGGCGGCCAACGCCATGGTCGTCACCGTGATCCTGCACATGGCGCGGACCTTCTATACGGCCGCCTATCGCGCCCCACGCGAGTTCAACTGGCTCATCGGCATGGCGCTGCTTGCCGTCACGCTCGGGCTCTCGTTTACCGGTTATCTGCTGCCGTGGGACCAGCTGGCCTACTGGGCGATCACCATCGGCGCCAACATCGCGCAGTCGCCCCGCGAAGTCACCGATGCCCTCGGCATGACCGAGGTGTTCGACCCCGGCGGCCTGCAGCGGCTGCTGCTGCTCGGCTCCGACACGGTCGGGGAGGAGGCCCTGGTCCGCTTCTACCTGCTCCACGTCATGTTGCTGCCGCTCGTGGCGGCCGCGCTCATGGCCGTGCACTTCTGGCGGATTCGCAAGGATGGCGGGCTGGCCAAGCCGGCGGACGTCGATCGGCGGCTGCCGGCTGCCGATGGCACCTACCCGGTGTTCACGGAGGCGCCGCAGAAGACCTACCACCTGGCTGCCATCGTCCGCGGGCGGACGTCGGCCGTGGGCCACGGGCCCGAGCAGACGGTGCCGTCAATGCCGCACCTCTTCTACGCCGAGCTTGCCGTCTTCATGCTCACGGTGTTCGTCTGCACGGCGCTCGCCCTGGTGTCCGATGCGCCGCTCAAGGAGCTGGCCAATCCCCTGGTTCCGGAGAATCCGGCCAAGGCGCCCTGGTATTTCCTGGGGCTGCAGGAACTGGTGGCGTTCTCGGCGTTCATGGGCGGGATCGGCATTCCTGCCGTCGTGCTCGTCGGCCTCGGCCTGATTCCGTTCCTCGATCGTGAAACGGCCGGTACCGGCGAGTGGTGCGGCGGACCTGGCGGCTGGCCGCTGGTGCGGCGTTCGGCGCTCATCGGCCTCCTGTCGGCGATTGCCGTCGAGGCATTCATCATCCGCTTCGGCTGGTTGCGCGAGTGGTTCCCGGCGATCCCGCAGCTGGTCATCACCGCCGTGAACCCTGGGACGGTGCTGACGGCGGTCTACGCCGCGTATTCGATCTGGCTGGTGCGCCGCTACAACTCCACGCGCGCCGGTGCGCTCGGATTGTTCACCTGTTTCCTCGGCGGGTTCCTCGTGCTGACCGTGGTGGGCACGTATTTCCGCGGCCCGAACTGGCAGTTCTACTGGTCGCCAGCCGACTGGCCGCTCCACTGA